AAGCAATTTTCCTACAACCACACAGCTAGGGTGTGGCAGGCCTGGAGTTCAGATCAGAGGTGAGCCAACGGTGGCTCCAACCATGACTGGGTTCTCAGATCTGGTCATCAGGTGCTCTCTGCCACCAATCTGAGGGCTCCCCACAGACTGGACTGTCAAAATAATGACGGATTATTGGATTCCCTGAAGTGCTTCAATTACTGACCtcacagggaaggaaaaacaactcTGTCTAGCCCAGTGGGATTTTCTCTCCAGCATTCAAATCTCTGGATATTAGAAGTTTATGCTAATTTTGAAGCCCCCTCCTGAAGCCAACACCTCCTTGTAGAGAATGCAATGCATtgagtcattattattttaactggCCTGTATATAGTATTTTGCCTTTGTTCCAAAGGAGTTATCTAAACATTGTGTAAAATCCTGAGGATATTCAAATAGATGTGTCTGGGAACAGAATTGGTCCACGAGTTCTGACTTGGAGTATGTAGTTTTAAATCAGAGAATGTCAGTGCCTTCAATGGGAGTGCTGTAGCATCACAAACCAATGGAATCTCACGGTAATAGCATGTTTTTCCTCGGTAAGAGTAGAAACGTAGGATTCTATGCATTTGAGATCTTAGAATTGAGATGCACCTTACAGGTTATTTGAGAGaagcaacaaaaatagaaaataatctcCATAGATAGGAAGAGGAACTAAACTTTACAACACTTTGGCAGTTCTCTGGCTCTGTGTCAGGCATTTTCTCTCCTCATCCAAACCAGAGAGGAAGTGTCCATTTATTGATGAAAAATGAAGACCAGACATATTCAGAACTACCCCGGGACCTGCAAATTTCTGACCTCCCATGTGCTCCTGCAGAACTGGTGCACGAGTGTGCTGACCTTCATACCTTTGGGTAAGGAGCGTCCATCAGGGAAGGTGATGGGCTTGTTGAGGTCTCTGTTGATGCCCGGAACTGGTGGGTAGAGTCGCAGTGCTTCCTTGATGCACATGGTGGTGTAGGGCATCTGGTCTAGGTGGTCCCTGAAACAAAGCTATCCTGAAGGACAGGCAAGATGCTGGCAAGCAGGGAATTCTCCAGTTGGGTGGACTGGGCTCTCCTATCTCGTGAGCACTCACCAGGTGATGGAGGTACCATCCCCCAGGAGACTCTGGACCTCCTCCCGGCACATTTGCTGATGCTCAGGGTGCGTGGCCAGGGCATAGAGGATCCAGGAGATGCCACTGGCTGTGGTGTCATGGCCCTCGAACATGAACGTGTCCACTTCAGCACGGAGGTCCTTGTCAGACAAGCTGCTGCCATCCTCCATCTGGGAAGACATGGTGACACAGCAGGATTTGTCTCCCTCCTCCAAGCTTGTGGGCAAAGCCTCaggcctcccctgctcacactcactctggCAAAGAGGAGGATGTCCAGGAAGTCCAAGTGCCTCTTGCTCCTGACCTTCTCCAGAGCTCCCTCCTCCTGCAGCTGAGCCTTCCTCAGCTTGATCACTCGGTCTGGCCCAGAACAGTGTTCCCAGGCAGAGCTGAGAGCTCTGGGTGCCCAGACACAGCCACCCACCTTAGCCCACCTGCTGCCTGTATCCTGGCCTGGGTGCCAGCTGGATCAGGAGGAGAGTGGTAATGTCAGGGTGAGAGCTGGGGCACCATGTGCTTGTGTGTTGGGTCACCCCTCAACAGGACAGCCCAGGGAGGCTCTGCTTGAATGCTGCTGGCAGAGGGTCTCATTCAACCTTCACCCATGTGCTGACACATGTCAGCTCCTGCACAGCACTGGCATCCTAACACCTGCACCAGGGGGGTACCCAGGGTAGGTGTGTCCCAGCCCCTGAAGTGGCTCAAGGGGGGATAGGGCTCTGCTTGAGGGTTCAGTGCCTGTCCCTTTGAGATGTGTCCAGTGAAggagggagccacccaggggtcagAGTCCAACCTGTGTGTTGATGGGCTAGCTGGCAGGCCCAGTGGTTCCAGCGACCTTCAGGGGTCAGCTTGTAGATGATGTCATTCTGGTGGAAAGCGTTCCTCACTCGGGAAAAAAACAGGTTGCTCAGGTCTTGAATGGCCTGGATGTAGGACTGGGAGATCCTAAATGGGGAGGATGCAGAAGGGCCTTGATGGAAAGAGACTTCTGCCCTGAAGTAGATTTGGGGCTGTGAGTGAGGGTTCCTCAGTCAGTGGGTCAGGCAACTTGAGGCATTCGCACTTTCTGTCTTAATACCCTCAAGACCCTCAGCCCTTTGTGAGGGACATTGCAGCCAGGCTTTTCCATATGGCAGGGACCTGGGATCTGTGCCTAATGAAGGTGTGCGGTGGGCTGAATTTGACTGTGGTCTGGGATGCTCTGCAGAATGTGGCTGTCTGTGCTGGGAAACACCCCAACTGCTCTACTTACCTCTCATCATGATAGGAGATAGGACCCAGAAACTGAGGATTTCACTGACCTGTCTGCTTGCTGGCTGCCCTGGTAGCTGAAGGCACACTTCATAATGGTGTCCAAGGTCATCAAGGACACATGCTCAAAAATCTCCAGATATGAGTTCTGTCTGATGAGGTCCTCCCACTTGTCCTGTGTTGGAGGGACACATTAATCCTCTACTCCTCCAGAAGGCCCATGCGCTCTCTGTAGATATTCTGATGAGATGTCCTCACCTTCTAAAGGGGatgtgttttaacatttttttaatgtttattcttgagacagatagagacagagtgtgaacagtggaggtgcagagagagagggagacagaatcagaagctggtccaggctccaagctgtcagcacaaagcccgacatggggcttgatctcacaaagtgtgagatcatgacctgagctgaagtcagacgtttaaccgactgagcctcgcAGATACCCCAGATGTGTTTTAACAATTTGGGAACATACAGCAAATATGCGTTTGCAATGTGATGAGTTTTTTCTCAAAAACTTTTGTTACGTAAGTAATCACTATCTCCTACAAGTTAGGAGCAATTTATGGTGCTAAAAACCTGTAGCAGACCGGAAAACAATGTTTCCAAGGGGACAAAGGGTGAATCTTCTCTCTCCTGTGATTGATCTAGACACGAGAAAGAAAAGGTGAAGTCCCACATTAGGTAGCAAGTGTCAAGGCAAAAGAAAAGTAATGGGCCAGTACCAGGATTCCTAAGTAAAGGTATCAGGGACTGTTCAACAAATGTCAGCTCATCACAGTTAGTGAGACAGGGTCCTGCTCAGAAGTGATACTAGGGCATGATCCAGCCCTGGGTTTTGAGATCCGGTCTCCACTTCCCTTCATGAAGTGGTGAAAATCTATGCAGAAGCTTTTGCCCCAAGGCTAGTGCCCACCTCAGTGACATCCTGGGGTGTTCACCTGTAAATGAAGCTGCTACTGCCCAGGCCAGCCAGGGCCACTTGTCCTGTTGTCCAGGGGGATTGACTGCTCTTCCTATCCAAGCCGAAGACATAAAGTGGGAGGAGAAGGGACCCTGGATCCACCATGACTGTCTCTTCTGTGGGCAATGAGCACAGAGTGGAGGCAAGCCTGggtactttcttttccctccctcgtTGGGGTACCCGGTCTCATAGTAAGGTATAAGTGCATGATTTTTAGGGCGGTGCCTGATTGATGTCTCCAGGACACATCTGGCTGAGAGTGGGCTCTGTGAACTATGCTGTGGGTGTGAGTGTGCAGGTGAGCGTAGGGCGGACTTACCAGCATCACATGGACAGAGTCGGCCATGAGCCGCATGTAGGGCTTAAGGATGTCATAGTGGAAGGCTGGGGTCAGCATCCGCCGGTGCTGGAACCACCTCTGACCATTCAACAGGAGCAAACCGTACCCTGGGCCACAATGGGGCTGTGTTGGAAGGGATCTCCCAAGAGTTGTCCAGGGTATTTGGGAGGAACCCAGAGTGTGAGATGAAGGGCATCCTGGGTGAGGCAGGGAAGGCCAGTGCATGTCGGGAAAGTAAATTTCCAAGAGCTGGTTCCCAGCAAGTGGTCATGACAGCTGAGAGATCAAGATGGAAACTGAGTGGGGTGCGAGTCTTAGAAGGACTTTGGTGAAAAGTGAGGTTGACATCATTTCTGAGGACTGTGAAGTGTTGTGGAAGAGGCTGAGCTGCAGGAGGGCTCTCCCCACCATTAGGAAGTGTTTCATCAGAAGGAGAGAATGGACATATGAggagtttaagatacaaaacagatgaacataagggaagggaagcaaaaataatacaaaaacagggagggggacaaaaacctaagagactcttaaatatggagaacaaacagagggttactggaggggttgtgggaggagggatgggctaaatggtaaggggcattaaggattctactcctgaaatcattgttgcactatatgctaacaaacatagatttaaattaaaaaatatagtaaataaaaagcccttaaaaaagaaagataaaaagaagagaatggagaggaTGGAGCTCCATTCAGCGATGAGGGTGTGACTGTGGTTCCGGTCACCTCTTGTTTAATCTGGGCCGAATGGATAGTTTTTGGCAAGCCTAACCAGAAGGTGGACTGTGGTCCCGATTCCATGTACTTACCTATCCAGGGAGCCAGGAATCTGGAGAAGTCATGATGCTTTGGGTCTGAAAAGTACAAGGGGCATTACAGGAAACTGGAGGGAACTGAGGAGGCAGCTGTGGTCCTGGCCGTTGGCCTCCATCCCTTCCTGAGGACTGTAAGCTGGCAGTTTGTTTCCATCCACTTCCCACTTGCCTCCCAACCGTGAATCTTGTTTCTTTCCTGATAGTCACTGTAGGCTCATGATGGCAGACTCAGTGTCTATAGCATAGCCCCAACGAGGATTTTGAATCAGCAAGAAATATAACTGCTGTCCTCAGTGCCACTGAAAAGACAGTAGctggtgtgtattttttaatgatgACCCAGGATTTCCATGACATAGCATGGGCAACAGATAGGGTTCCAAATCCCAGCCATCATGGATAGCAAATTGTCTCTAAGATCTGGGATCATATAAGTttggtgaaggaaggaaggaacaaggaaggaaggaaggaaggaaggaaaagaaaagagaaaagaaaagaaaagaaaagaaaagaaagaaaggtagagggaaggaagggaaggaagggagagagaaggaagggaaggaaggcaagaaCAGAAATaagggagacaaagaagaaagaaaagaaaagaaagacgaaggaaagaaagaaagaagcaaagaaagaaagaaagaaagaaagaaaatgaaaaatgtaatccCTCACAGCTGTTTAAGCATCCGATCTAAGTATCTATATTTGGCCTTATGCTGGCTTGTGGGCTAGAAGGATGGTTGCTGGAGGGTACTGAAGGCTGAGCCATGACTCTCTTCCAGAATTTCGTAGTCCCCAAGGAATATCCCCAAGAGGGAAGAGCC
The window above is part of the Prionailurus bengalensis isolate Pbe53 chromosome C1, Fcat_Pben_1.1_paternal_pri, whole genome shotgun sequence genome. Proteins encoded here:
- the LOC122480466 gene encoding cytochrome P450 4A11-like isoform X2 — its product is MGQFQDGQELQKLQKRAEKYPCASPRWLWGSKVTLIVYDPDYMKVILGRSDPKHHDFSRFLAPWIGYGLLLLNGQRWFQHRRMLTPAFHYDILKPYMRLMADSVHVMLDKWEDLIRQNSYLEIFEHVSLMTLDTIMKCAFSYQGSQQADRISQSYIQAIQDLSNLFFSRVRNAFHQNDIIYKLTPEGRWNHWACQLAHQHTDRVIKLRKAQLQEEGALEKVRSKRHLDFLDILLFARMEDGSSLSDKDLRAEVDTFMFEGHDTTASGISWILYALATHPEHQQMCREEVQSLLGDGTSITWDHLDQMPYTTMCIKEALRLYPPVPGINRDLNKPITFPDGRSLPKGFQVSLSIYALHHNPNVWPNPEEFDPSRFAPGSARHSHAFLPFSGGARNCIGKQFAMNEMKVAVALTLLRFELAPDPSRVPVPWPRIVLRSKNGIHLHLRKLL
- the LOC122480466 gene encoding cytochrome P450 4A11-like isoform X1, which gives rise to MSVSVLSFTRPLDGVSRLLQVASLLGFTLLLLKAAQLYLRRQWLLKAVQHFPSPPSHWLFGHIQEFQDGQELQKLQKRAEKYPCASPRWLWGSKVTLIVYDPDYMKVILGRSDPKHHDFSRFLAPWIGYGLLLLNGQRWFQHRRMLTPAFHYDILKPYMRLMADSVHVMLDKWEDLIRQNSYLEIFEHVSLMTLDTIMKCAFSYQGSQQADRISQSYIQAIQDLSNLFFSRVRNAFHQNDIIYKLTPEGRWNHWACQLAHQHTDRVIKLRKAQLQEEGALEKVRSKRHLDFLDILLFARMEDGSSLSDKDLRAEVDTFMFEGHDTTASGISWILYALATHPEHQQMCREEVQSLLGDGTSITWDHLDQMPYTTMCIKEALRLYPPVPGINRDLNKPITFPDGRSLPKGFQVSLSIYALHHNPNVWPNPEEFDPSRFAPGSARHSHAFLPFSGGARNCIGKQFAMNEMKVAVALTLLRFELAPDPSRVPVPWPRIVLRSKNGIHLHLRKLL